The Catharus ustulatus isolate bCatUst1 chromosome 26, bCatUst1.pri.v2, whole genome shotgun sequence genome has a window encoding:
- the EDN2 gene encoding endothelin-2, with product MGSHPAVLLALALCALLEAGLGHPPAESHLAALPRSKRCSCNSWLDKECIYFCHLDIIWVNTPGHTAPYGLGSPPRRRKRSAGRCECSHSRDSICATFCQGRPGYLQSLKLPTSSGASARSLQSSATRPPHHGLLRALRDLRVSSPRSGTHQQRSRRNAQPPALPWEKNIWKKKR from the exons ATGGGCAGCCACCCCGCCGTGCTGCTGGCGCTCGCTCTGTGCGCCCTGCTGGAAGCCG gtctgGGCCATCCCCCGGCCGAGTCGCACCTGGCCGCGCTGCCGAGGAGCAAGCGATGTTCCTGCAACAGCTGGCTGGATAAGGAATGCATCTACTTCTGTCACCTGGACATCATCTGGGTCAACACACCTGG GCACACCGCTCCCTACGGCTTGGGCAGCCCGCCAAGGCGGCGCAAGAGGTCGGCGGGCAGGTGCGAGTGCTCGCACTCCAGGGACAGCATCTGTGCCACCTTCTGCCAGGGCAGGCCTGG GTACCTGCAGAGTCTGAAGCTCCCCACGAGCTCTGGAGCATCAGCGAggtctctgcagagcagtgccacGAGGCCTCCCCATCATGGGCTGCTGAGAGCTCTCAG gGACCTCAGGGTGTCCAGCCCACGCTCCGGCACTCACCAGCAGCGCTCCCGGAGGAATGCacagccaccagctctgccttgggaaaaaaacatctgGAAGAAGAAGAGATAA